Proteins encoded together in one Peribacillus asahii window:
- the allC gene encoding allantoate deiminase produces MAIPLATISGKNNVVSMIEWLASFGATANRGVTRLLYSKAWVQAQQALKAEMKSIGLDAYFDSVGNLFGRLDGTESAGKAILTGSHIDTVVDGGKYDGAYGVIASLLAVKRLKARYGTPKKTIEVVSLCEEEGSRFPLTFWGSKNIQGAYSLDQVRVVKDSEGVLFLDAMREAGFPPEHYESPKRQDIERFVEVHIEQGIVLEKNKKSLGIVSHIVGQRRFTVTIVGESNHAGTTPMYFRKDAVSAASELITFLTKRAQEIDSHLVATVGKIAVKPNVPNVVAGEIEFSLDIRHHQEEVLQRYCQELFAYMEEKVEKAGMTITISKWMDVKPVELNHEMNTVIQQLADTHQISYQNMISGAGHDSQVFGSFCPTNLIFIPSHNGISHSPREFTSVEDLETGIEILSEILYKLAY; encoded by the coding sequence ATGGCGATACCGCTAGCAACTATTTCAGGGAAAAACAATGTTGTCTCAATGATTGAATGGCTGGCTTCCTTTGGAGCTACAGCAAATAGAGGCGTTACTCGTTTACTATATTCGAAAGCATGGGTTCAAGCACAGCAAGCATTAAAAGCAGAAATGAAATCGATTGGACTCGATGCATATTTTGATAGTGTAGGGAATTTATTCGGTCGATTAGACGGAACTGAATCAGCTGGTAAAGCAATCTTAACAGGCTCTCATATTGACACGGTTGTTGATGGTGGAAAATATGATGGGGCTTACGGGGTTATTGCCAGTTTACTAGCTGTAAAGAGATTGAAAGCTAGGTATGGAACACCGAAAAAAACAATTGAGGTCGTGTCTTTATGTGAAGAAGAAGGAAGTCGTTTTCCATTAACATTTTGGGGTTCAAAAAATATTCAAGGTGCATACAGTCTGGATCAAGTACGGGTTGTAAAGGATTCAGAAGGGGTCCTATTCCTTGACGCTATGAGGGAAGCGGGTTTTCCTCCGGAGCATTATGAATCACCTAAACGTCAGGATATTGAACGATTTGTTGAAGTTCATATCGAGCAAGGCATTGTGTTAGAGAAGAATAAGAAATCATTAGGCATTGTAAGTCATATTGTTGGTCAACGTCGTTTTACAGTCACAATTGTTGGTGAAAGTAACCATGCTGGGACAACACCGATGTATTTTAGAAAAGATGCTGTCAGCGCTGCTTCGGAGCTTATTACTTTTTTAACAAAGCGTGCACAAGAAATCGATTCGCATTTAGTAGCAACGGTTGGGAAGATAGCGGTTAAGCCGAATGTTCCGAATGTAGTTGCTGGAGAAATCGAATTTAGTCTAGATATTCGTCATCATCAAGAAGAAGTGTTACAGCGATATTGCCAAGAACTCTTTGCATATATGGAGGAAAAAGTAGAAAAAGCAGGTATGACCATTACAATTTCGAAATGGATGGATGTAAAGCCTGTTGAATTGAATCATGAAATGAATACAGTAATTCAACAATTGGCTGATACACATCAGATTTCCTATCAAAATATGATAAGCGGCGCTGGACATGATTCGCAAGTATTTGGAAGTTTTTGTCCAACGAACTTAATTTTTATTCCTAGTCATAATGGAATTAGCCATTCTCCAAGAGAGTTTACGAGCGTTGAAGATTTAGAAACAGGAATCGAGATTTTAAGTGAAATATTATATAAATTAGCGTATTAA